A DNA window from Impatiens glandulifera chromosome 7, dImpGla2.1, whole genome shotgun sequence contains the following coding sequences:
- the LOC124946308 gene encoding uncharacterized protein LOC124946308 — protein sequence MDSDIPFASLAPLVFISNNYHVSAARMEAYLEINDLWEAIEEEYVVPELQVNQTLAQIKNRKEKKTRKSKVRATLIVDVSTVIFIRIMTIKSTFKFWNFLKEEYEGNEKIKGIQVLNSIRKFEMVKMKDSEIVKEYSNILLTIVNKVRLLGIEFPNSRLVQKVFVTVSKRFEAIISSLENTKDLSKVSLVEILRAF from the coding sequence ATGGATTCAGATATTCCATTTGCATCATTAGCACCACTTGTGTTCATTAGTAACAATTACCATGTCTCGGCTGCCCGAATGGAGGCTTATCTGGAGATAAATGATCTTTGGGAAGCTATTGAGGAGGAGTATGTAGTGCCAGAATTACAAGTTAACCAAACATTAGCACAAATAAAGAATCGCAAGGAGAAAAAGACAAGGAAGTCGAAGGTAAGGGCTACTCTAATTGTTGATGTGTCAACTGTGATTTTCATCAGGATAATGACCATAAAGTCAACATTTAAGTTCTGGAATTTTCTCAAAGAAGAgtatgaaggaaatgaaaagatTAAGGGGATACAAGTACTTAATTCAATTAGGAAATTCGAAATGGTGAAGATGAAAGATTCAGAAATCGTCAAGGAGTACTCTAACATATTACTCACAATTGTCAACAAGGTAAGATTGCTTGGCATTGAATTTCCTAATTCCAGATTGGTTCAAAAGGTGTTTGTAACTGTTTCTAAAAGGTTTGAAGCTATCATTTCCTCATTAGAGAACACTAAAGATCTGTCAAAAGTTAGTCTTGTAGAAATCTTGAGAGCCTTCTAG
- the LOC124945287 gene encoding ubiquitin carboxyl-terminal hydrolase 15-like → MLEPREYDIPILLLFFVLFPLFAYILLGKWSETSMKKEMIDHLALLAAEEASKAEAMTASDVIPVLPSPKNIGHLCAKCSAPATTRCSQCRSVRYCSGKCQIIHWRQVHKDECVQLGKKSLDVSTSNEVLENGNLNPQSFLVGNKNQMNEIPFSSNDRIHQSSGSVTSTEAGFSETSKIPTMERRSKDKRGSRRSKLRGEDGVILDSSEETAKNRVFSDTTSDELSQKGNHGAPGVDISSDFGHEHGVFSTTRQEIHLESLNINDEPAENITKRSNKAKSSSCSLGTKTHVSEMDVKRHDSNDPKVRQKETVRGSTMGIMKMIGMRKSSKLNKQESREVSCEKNKKLKMLFPYEEFVKFFQYEIIDLSPRGLVNCGNSCYANAVLQCLTSTKPLTVYLLERAHSRYCRVRNWCLMCELEEHVTMSRESRGPLSPSRILSQMQSSNSQIGNGSQEDAHEFLRFLVTSMQSICLEGVGGEDAVDPKLQETTFIQYAFGGRLKSKVKCLRCFHESERYENIMDLTLEIYGWVESLEDALTQFTTPEELDGDNMYRCGKCSAYVRARKQLKIHEAPNILTIVLKRFQEGSYGKINKWITFPDMLDMIPYMTGEEDSPPLYSLYGVIVHVDTLNASFSGHYVSYVKDLLGNWFRVDDTEVQSVQSSQVMSEGAYILFYKRSCPRPTKSFTDKDKHNRHQSSGFIKHFSSKNVKPSSTSKNENHQPETNFTNGNPLSMELSDATSSSDWSMFTSSDESSITTESNRDSFSTDSSYSSIFENLYGPEYSSNRTIKCSMFSGSKPLTRFAHDRMVSSSYLQGGENTFEGSLPSSDSNYCSSVYYYNQTSSYW, encoded by the exons ATGCTTGAGCCAAGGGAATATGATATACCCATTCTTTTACTGTTTTTCGTTTTGTTTCCTCTATTTGCGTACATATTACTAGGAAAATGGAGTGAGACTTCAATGAAGAAAGAGATGATAGATCATTTAGCTTTGTTGGCTGCTGAAGAAGCGTCTAAAGCAGAAGCTATGACTGCTTCTGATGTCATTCCTGTGTTGCCATCTCCAAAGAATATCGGTCATTTATGCGCTAAGTGTTCAGCTCCAGCTACAACTCGTTGTTCACAGTGCAGATCTGTCCGATACTG CTCGGGGAAGTGCCAGATAATTCATTGGCGACAAGTCCATAAGGACGAGTGTGTGCAACTAGGCAAGAAGTCTTTGGATGTTTCGACATCAAATGAAGTTCTTGAAAATGGAAATTTGAATCCACAATCGTTTTTAGTTGGCAATAAGAATCAGATGAATGAAATTCCCTTTTCTTCTAATGATAGGATACATCAATCTAGTGGCTCTGTTACATCTACTGAGGCAGGgttttctgaaacatcaaagatcCCTACCATGGAAAGAAGGTCGAAAGACAAACGGGGTTCTCGAAGATCTAAGCTTAGAGGGGAAGATGGAGTTATATTAGACTCTTCTGAAGAAACAGCCAAGAACAGGGTCTTTAGTGATACAACATCAGACGAG TTGAGTCAAAAAGGAAATCATGGGGCACCTGGGGTTGATATCTCTAGCGATTTTGGTCATGAACATGGAGTGTTTAGTACAACCAGGCAAGAAATTCATCTTGAAAGTCTTAACATCAATGATGAACCTGCAGAAAACATAACAAAGAGAAGCAACAAAGCCAAAAGTTCATCTTGTTCTTTAGGAACAAAGACACACGTATCtgaaatggatgtaaaaagacACGATTCAAACGATCCAA AAGTCAGGCAAAAGGAGACGGTTAGAGGTTCAACCATGGGAATCATGAAGATGATTGGTATGAGGAAATCATCAAAGCTAAACAAACAAGAATCACGAGAAGTTTCTTGTGaaaagaataagaaactaaag ATGCTTTTCCCTTATGAAGAATTTGTGAAGTTTTTTCAGTATGAGATCATTGATCTATCACCTAGAGGACTCGTAAACTGTGGGAACAG TTGTTATGCGAATGCTGTATTGCAATGTCTGACGAGCACAAAGCCTCTGACTGTCTATTTACTTGAGAGAGCACATTCCAGATACT gCCGTGTGAGAAATTGGTGCCTTATGTGTGAACTCGAAGAACATGTAACAATGTCAAGAGAAAGTAGGGGTCCTTTATCTCCTAGCAGAATTCTCTCCCAGATGCAGAGTAGTAACTCTCAGATTGGAAATGGAAGTCAAGAAGATGCTCATGAATTTTTAAG GTTTCTTGTTACCTCAATGCAATCAATCTGTTTGGAGGGTGTGGGAGGAGAGGATGCAGTTGACCCTAAATTGCAAGAAACAACCTTCATACAATATGCTTTCGGTGGTCGTCTTAAATCAAAGGTTAAATGCTTGAGATGTTTTCACGAATCAGAACGGTACGAGAATATCATGGACCTCACGTTGGAAATTTACGGTTGGGTCGAGTCACTAGAGGATGCCTTGACCCAATTTACGACTCCAGAAGAACTCGATGGAGATAACATGTATAGATGTGGAAA GTGTTCTGCTTATGTTCGGGCAAGGAAGCAGTTGAAGATACACGAGGCACCGAACATTCTCACAATTGTGCTAAAGAGATTTCAG GAGGGAAGCTATGGTAAAATAAACAAATGGATAACTTTTCCTGATATGCTGGACATGATCCCATACATGACTGGGGAAGAAGACTCTCCTCCTCTCTACTCGCTTTATGGCGTAATTGTGCATGTTGATACTTTGAATGCTTCTTTTTCTGGGCATTACGTTTCTTATGTGAAAGATCTGCTTGGCAATTGGTTCAGAGTCGACGATACTGAG GTCCAGTCAGTACAATCGAGTCAAGTGATGTCTGAAGGAGCATATATCTTGTTCTACAAAAG GTCATGTCCTCGCCCAACAAAGTCTTTTACCGATAAAGATAAACACAACCGTCATCAAAGTTCAGGATTCATAAAGCACTTTTCATCGAAAAATGTGAAGCCATCGTCAACAAGCAAAAACGAAAATCATCAACCCGAAACCAATTTCACCAATGGCAATCCATTAAGCATGGAATTGTCAGACGCAACTTCTTCCAGCGATTGGTCCATGTTCACAAGTTCCGACGAATCATCAATCACTACAGAAAGCAATCGAGATTCTTTCAGCACTGATTCGTCATACTCTTCAATATTTGAAAACTTATACGGGCCAGAATATTCATCGAATAGAACGATCAAATGTAGCATGTTTTCTGGTTCGAAACCCCTGACGAGATTCGCCCATGACAGGATGGTGAGTTCGTCTTATTTGCAAGGAGGAGAAAACACGTTCGAGGGAAGTTTACCATCCTCGGATAGCAACTATTGTTCAAGTGTATATTATTACAACCAAACTAGTAGCTATTGGTAG